One Cucumis sativus cultivar 9930 chromosome 1, Cucumber_9930_V3, whole genome shotgun sequence DNA segment encodes these proteins:
- the LOC101215379 gene encoding uncharacterized protein LOC101215379, which translates to MAGTLPGVECARRRRCHQNSIWSDSPLIAAQVLTRRSVLCLYTSNNEALLFSNPSMERRLLMEAEGEDELDGIAREAKRRLDERLLRTQRKSEDNGREMMRRKFSWRKLNWIGVEEDKCGQCLVKKTTWS; encoded by the exons ATGGCCGGAACACTTCCTGGTGTAGAATGTGCTCGAAGAAGACGTTGTCATCAAAACAGTATATGGTCAGATTCACCGCTAATCGCCGCTCAGGTTTTAACTAGGAGATCCGTTCTCTGCTTGTACACAAGTAACAACGAAGCGCTCCTCTTTTCAAATCCATCTATG GAGAGACGTTTGTTAATGGAGGCagaaggagaagatgaacTGGATGGAATTGCGAGAGAAGCGAAGAGGAGATTGGATGAGCGATTGTTGAGAACGCAGAGGAAATCAGAAGATAATGGAAG AGAGATGATGAGGAGAAAATTCAGTTGGAGAAAGTTGAATTGGATTGGCGTCGAAGAAGATAAGTGCGGTCAATGCCTGGTGAAGAAGACGACTTGGAGTTGA